From a single Bacillus pumilus genomic region:
- the yfmH gene encoding EF-P 5-aminopentanol modification-associated protein YfmH: protein MTVKTIQFDQLQETVYHEKMESGLDVYVLPKQGFNKTYATFTTKYGSVDNEFVPLGKEDMIRVPDGIAHFLEHKLFEKEDGDVFHTFSKQGASANAFTTFTRTAYLFSSTSNVEQNLETLIDFVQEPYFTEKTVEKEKGIIGQEINMYDDNPDWRLFFGLIENLYQKHPVRIDIAGTVESIAPITKDHLYECYETFYHPSNMLLFVVGPVDPKQILDQVRANQAKKPFTDQPEIKRKDINEPEGVYRKEYELPMNVQGSKCMFGLKTKNPHKKGSQLLKHELGMNLILETLFGKSSLQYEQMYEKGLIDETFSYDYTEEGGFGFTSVGGDTNDPDQLAKELKETLLQAKNLISEEKIELARKKKIGSFLKAMNSPEYIANQFTRYAFLDMSLFDVVTMLEQIKLADIQQIIEEEIDEERMSVFKVVPKTK from the coding sequence ATGACAGTGAAAACAATTCAATTCGATCAGCTGCAAGAAACGGTCTATCACGAGAAAATGGAAAGCGGACTTGACGTCTACGTGCTACCAAAGCAAGGGTTTAACAAAACCTATGCGACCTTTACGACAAAATATGGTTCAGTCGACAACGAATTTGTGCCGCTTGGCAAAGAAGACATGATTCGAGTGCCTGACGGAATTGCCCATTTCTTAGAGCATAAGCTGTTTGAAAAAGAAGATGGCGACGTGTTTCATACATTTAGTAAGCAAGGTGCATCCGCAAATGCTTTCACAACGTTTACGAGAACGGCTTACTTGTTCTCAAGCACTTCAAATGTCGAGCAAAATCTTGAGACACTCATTGATTTTGTGCAAGAGCCATATTTTACAGAAAAGACGGTTGAAAAAGAAAAGGGCATCATTGGTCAAGAAATTAACATGTATGATGACAACCCAGACTGGCGTTTATTTTTCGGTCTGATTGAAAATCTATATCAAAAGCATCCCGTGAGAATTGATATAGCTGGAACAGTGGAAAGTATTGCTCCGATCACAAAAGATCATTTGTATGAATGCTATGAAACGTTCTATCATCCGAGCAATATGCTTCTATTCGTTGTCGGTCCTGTTGATCCGAAGCAAATATTAGATCAAGTCAGAGCGAATCAAGCGAAGAAGCCATTTACAGACCAGCCAGAGATCAAACGAAAAGACATCAATGAGCCTGAGGGTGTGTACAGGAAAGAATACGAACTTCCAATGAACGTACAAGGCTCGAAATGTATGTTTGGGTTAAAAACAAAAAATCCGCATAAAAAAGGAAGTCAGCTGCTAAAGCACGAGCTTGGGATGAATCTCATTTTAGAGACGCTGTTTGGCAAAAGCTCCTTACAATATGAACAGATGTATGAAAAAGGATTAATTGATGAAACCTTCAGCTACGACTATACGGAAGAGGGCGGCTTTGGCTTCACGTCAGTTGGCGGAGATACAAATGATCCTGATCAGCTGGCAAAAGAATTAAAAGAAACCCTTCTTCAAGCAAAGAACTTGATTTCAGAAGAAAAAATCGAGCTCGCGCGCAAGAAGAAAATCGGCAGCTTTCTAAAAGCCATGAACTCTCCAGAATACATTGCGAACCAATTCACTCGTTATGCATTTTTAGACATGAGTTTATTTGATGTCGTGACCATGCTTGAACAAATCAAATTAGCCGACATTCAGCAAATTATAGAAGAAGAAATTGATGAAGAACGGATGTCCGTCTTCAAAGTCGTCCCGAAAACAAAATAA
- a CDS encoding GntR family transcriptional regulator produces the protein MSTKTDNRHLYLKVIDRIKEDIQTGVYAEKEKLPSEFELSKLLGVSRATLREALRILEEEKYLIRRHGVGTFVNSRPLFSTGIEQLTSVTKMIEQVNMTPGTIFLSSQEGDPTENDVIRFQCDESDEIFSMERVRTADGQPVVYCLDKIPVKHLPASFTHEEESLFELFGREPHSGIKYAVADIEPIGYHDQISPILECDPETALLLLKQMHYDQDDQPVLYSLNYFRADKFSFHVIRKRF, from the coding sequence ATGTCGACGAAAACAGACAATCGCCATTTATATTTGAAAGTGATTGACCGTATTAAAGAAGATATTCAAACAGGCGTATATGCCGAAAAAGAAAAGCTGCCTTCTGAGTTTGAGCTCTCAAAGCTTTTAGGCGTGAGCAGAGCGACACTGCGTGAAGCCCTTCGTATATTAGAAGAAGAGAAGTATTTAATAAGAAGGCATGGTGTAGGGACTTTCGTCAACTCAAGACCGCTTTTTTCTACGGGCATTGAACAGCTGACGAGTGTCACGAAAATGATTGAGCAGGTCAATATGACGCCTGGTACTATCTTTTTATCCTCGCAAGAAGGGGACCCAACAGAGAATGATGTCATTCGTTTTCAATGTGATGAATCTGATGAGATTTTCTCAATGGAACGAGTGCGAACAGCAGATGGACAGCCAGTGGTTTATTGCTTAGATAAAATTCCAGTCAAGCATCTTCCCGCTTCCTTTACACATGAAGAAGAGTCGCTTTTTGAGCTGTTTGGAAGAGAACCACACAGCGGGATTAAATATGCAGTTGCTGACATTGAGCCAATTGGCTACCACGATCAGATTTCACCAATACTAGAATGTGATCCTGAAACAGCATTATTATTACTGAAACAAATGCATTATGATCAGGATGATCAGCCGGTCTTATACTCACTCAATTATTTTCGAGCGGATAAATTCAGCTTTCATGTGATACGAAAACGATTTTAA
- the yfmF gene encoding EF-P 5-aminopentanol modification-associated protein YfmF — protein sequence MTYLQEKTLDTPGLHTHIVKTEKFKTVTILFKMLAPLSKDDVTMRSLFPHVLLRGTEKMPKTGQLRAYFDELYGATVSADMAKKGENHIITFRLEMANEKYLKDQTPLLEKGIALLSDLLFHPYVEDGVFSSLYVDQEKRTLKQRIQAVYDDKMRYSNLRLVQEMCKGEPYALHVNGEMEDIETITSHSLFKAYEHALQSNQLDLYVVGDVDEQDISRMVSQYFKTSEREPVKQQAESTRSHQEPKEVIDEEDVKQGKLNIGFRTHTTIADDDYPALHLFNGIFGGFSHSKLFINVREKASLAYYAVSRLESFKGLMMVMSGIEVGNYQQAVDIIKEQFKAMQNGDFSDEVIEQTKAVVKNQLLETIDTSYGTAEYLYQHVVVPTGETLDSFLDALDQVTKEDIIKVGQKIEWDTTYFLKGTEGAS from the coding sequence ATGACGTACTTACAAGAGAAGACACTAGACACACCTGGTCTTCATACTCATATTGTCAAAACAGAAAAATTTAAAACTGTGACGATCCTTTTTAAAATGCTTGCGCCTCTATCCAAAGACGACGTCACCATGCGTTCTCTTTTCCCGCATGTGCTGTTAAGAGGAACAGAAAAAATGCCGAAAACAGGACAGCTGCGTGCTTATTTTGATGAGCTCTATGGTGCAACTGTTTCCGCAGACATGGCGAAAAAAGGGGAGAATCACATCATTACCTTCCGCCTGGAAATGGCGAATGAAAAATATTTAAAGGATCAAACTCCCTTACTAGAAAAAGGGATTGCTTTACTATCTGACCTATTATTCCACCCGTATGTTGAAGATGGGGTGTTTAGTTCGTTATATGTAGACCAAGAAAAACGCACATTAAAACAACGTATTCAAGCCGTGTATGATGACAAAATGCGCTACTCGAACTTAAGACTTGTGCAGGAAATGTGTAAAGGCGAACCGTATGCACTGCACGTTAATGGAGAAATGGAAGACATTGAAACGATCACATCCCACTCGCTTTTTAAAGCGTATGAGCATGCACTTCAATCCAACCAGCTGGATCTTTATGTTGTGGGAGATGTTGATGAGCAAGACATCAGCCGAATGGTCTCTCAATATTTCAAAACAAGTGAAAGAGAACCAGTCAAGCAACAGGCTGAATCAACAAGATCCCATCAAGAACCAAAAGAAGTCATTGATGAAGAGGACGTAAAGCAAGGCAAGCTGAATATTGGCTTTCGCACGCATACGACGATTGCAGATGACGATTATCCAGCGCTGCATTTGTTTAATGGTATATTCGGCGGCTTCTCCCATTCGAAGCTATTCATCAACGTTCGGGAAAAAGCAAGCCTTGCGTACTACGCTGTGTCTAGACTTGAGAGCTTTAAAGGGTTGATGATGGTCATGTCAGGAATTGAAGTCGGCAACTACCAGCAGGCGGTAGACATCATTAAAGAACAATTTAAAGCGATGCAAAATGGTGATTTTTCAGATGAAGTGATTGAGCAAACAAAGGCTGTCGTCAAAAACCAGCTGCTTGAAACCATTGATACATCTTATGGGACAGCAGAATATCTGTATCAGCATGTCGTTGTGCCAACAGGGGAAACCCTTGATTCCTTTTTAGACGCACTTGACCAAGTGACAAAAGAAGACATCATCAAAGTAGGTCAGAAAATTGAATGGGATACGACCTATTTTCTTAAAGGAACGGAGGGTGCTTCATGA
- a CDS encoding MarR family winged helix-turn-helix transcriptional regulator — protein sequence MEQNKIAQLIQRYADVYLMMEKKVSSMITEKLDKELTLDQYYSLRYINLHPGCTSTDLANVCNVNKSAVTSMTNRLFTKNYIVREHDQADRRNVHLYVTPEGKDVVSRMEKQLQDLVRSYFEKLEEKEMESFIQTYEKIYQVIIEEEAQSTNESNHKG from the coding sequence ATGGAACAAAATAAAATTGCACAGCTCATTCAGAGGTATGCAGACGTCTATCTCATGATGGAGAAAAAAGTATCGAGTATGATCACGGAAAAGCTTGATAAAGAGCTGACGCTCGATCAGTACTACTCGCTTCGATACATCAATTTACATCCCGGTTGTACATCAACGGACCTTGCAAATGTATGTAATGTGAACAAAAGTGCGGTAACATCCATGACCAATCGTCTGTTTACGAAAAACTATATTGTCCGCGAGCACGATCAAGCTGATCGAAGAAATGTTCATCTGTACGTTACGCCAGAGGGCAAAGATGTGGTCAGCCGAATGGAAAAGCAGCTTCAGGATCTCGTTCGATCTTATTTTGAAAAGCTGGAAGAAAAAGAAATGGAATCATTTATTCAAACATATGAAAAGATCTATCAAGTCATCATCGAAGAGGAGGCACAAAGTACTAATGAGAGCAATCATAAAGGGTAG
- a CDS encoding FtsK/SpoIIIE family DNA translocase yields the protein MAKKRKRKTRKKQNKQLKLKYELNGLVCIAIAIIAILQLGVVGQTFVHLFRFFAGEWFILCLIGLFLFGVTIFWKKQIPDMLTRRKAGLYCIIASILLLSHVKLFQHLSSAGAIGSQSVIRNTFELFLMDMKGETGSPDLGGGMIGAVLFAASYFLFAQAGSQIMAIVLLLIGIVLITNRSLQEMVKKVTLPVSQFLVKQWKAFVEDMKGIKQAKKSAPSQKTGEKKKRSRTQEEDDDDQILIKEDMPATDNSQPIISSFADRDDILTPLVQKEQTAKEREPLQESEHSAPVPSDSPDEPKEAPPMTFTELENKDYELPSLDILAEPQHSGQQTDKKNIYENARKLEKTFQSFGVKAKVTQVHLGPAVTKYEVYPDVGVKVSKIVNLSDDLALALAAKDIRIEAPIPGKSAIGIEVPNAEIAMVSLKEVLESKQNDRPNAKLLIGLGRNISGEAVLAEMNKMPHLLVAGSTGSGKSVCINGIITSILMRAKPHEVKMMMIDPKMVELNVYNGIPHLLAPVVTDPKKASQALKKVVSEMERRYELFSHTGTRNIEGYNDYIKRMNQSEEAKQPELPYIVVIVDELADLMMVASSDVEDSITRLSQMARAAGIHLIIATQRPSVDVITGVIKANIPSRIAFSVSSQTDSRTILDMGGAEKLLGRGDMLFLPVGANKPVRVQGAFLSDEEVEHVVDHVITQQKAQYQEEMIPTEETQEQLASVEDDLYDEAVELIIGMQTASVSMLQRRFRIGYTRAARLIDAMEERGVVGPYEGSKPREVLLSKEQYDELSS from the coding sequence ATGGCTAAAAAGAGAAAACGGAAAACGAGAAAAAAACAAAATAAACAGCTAAAACTGAAATATGAATTGAATGGGTTAGTCTGTATTGCCATAGCGATCATTGCCATTTTACAGCTAGGCGTCGTTGGACAAACCTTCGTACATTTATTCAGATTCTTTGCAGGTGAATGGTTCATTCTCTGCCTGATTGGATTATTTCTTTTTGGTGTGACCATCTTTTGGAAAAAACAAATCCCAGATATGTTGACAAGGAGAAAGGCAGGACTATACTGCATTATTGCGAGTATCTTGCTTTTGTCTCATGTGAAGCTCTTTCAGCACCTTTCATCTGCGGGTGCAATAGGCTCTCAAAGTGTGATAAGAAATACATTTGAGCTTTTCTTAATGGATATGAAAGGTGAGACAGGCTCGCCTGATTTAGGAGGCGGCATGATTGGTGCCGTATTATTTGCTGCTTCTTATTTCTTATTTGCTCAAGCAGGCTCTCAAATTATGGCAATTGTTTTGCTGCTGATTGGAATTGTTCTGATCACAAATCGATCCCTGCAAGAAATGGTGAAGAAGGTAACGCTGCCTGTCTCACAATTTCTGGTGAAGCAGTGGAAAGCATTTGTCGAAGATATGAAAGGAATCAAGCAGGCGAAAAAGAGCGCGCCCTCTCAGAAAACTGGTGAAAAGAAAAAACGGTCCCGTACACAAGAAGAGGACGATGATGATCAAATCTTGATTAAAGAGGACATGCCGGCTACTGACAATAGCCAGCCAATTATCTCAAGCTTTGCTGACAGAGATGACATTCTCACACCGCTCGTTCAAAAAGAACAGACGGCAAAAGAGAGAGAGCCTCTTCAAGAATCTGAGCATAGTGCACCGGTTCCATCAGATTCACCTGATGAACCTAAAGAGGCTCCTCCGATGACGTTTACTGAACTTGAAAACAAGGATTACGAATTGCCTTCACTGGATATTTTGGCAGAGCCGCAGCATTCAGGGCAGCAAACAGACAAGAAAAATATATACGAAAATGCAAGAAAGCTTGAAAAAACGTTCCAAAGCTTTGGGGTAAAGGCAAAAGTCACACAGGTTCATTTAGGACCGGCCGTCACCAAATATGAAGTCTATCCAGATGTCGGTGTGAAGGTCAGTAAGATTGTTAATCTAAGTGATGATTTAGCCCTTGCTCTCGCAGCAAAAGACATTCGGATTGAAGCGCCGATTCCTGGTAAATCCGCCATCGGCATTGAAGTACCTAATGCAGAAATCGCAATGGTTTCTTTAAAAGAGGTATTAGAATCAAAGCAAAATGACCGTCCAAATGCGAAGCTGCTCATTGGGCTTGGCCGTAACATTTCTGGTGAAGCTGTGCTGGCTGAAATGAACAAAATGCCGCATTTACTAGTAGCAGGCTCGACGGGAAGCGGAAAAAGTGTGTGCATCAATGGCATTATTACAAGTATCCTTATGAGAGCGAAACCTCATGAAGTGAAAATGATGATGATTGATCCAAAAATGGTTGAATTGAATGTGTATAACGGCATTCCGCATCTTTTGGCTCCTGTTGTGACGGACCCTAAAAAAGCCTCGCAGGCACTCAAAAAAGTCGTCAGCGAAATGGAACGTCGCTATGAATTATTTTCTCATACGGGGACAAGAAACATTGAAGGATACAATGATTACATTAAACGAATGAATCAATCAGAAGAGGCCAAACAGCCAGAACTTCCTTATATTGTCGTCATCGTTGACGAGCTTGCAGATTTAATGATGGTTGCTTCCTCTGATGTAGAAGATTCTATTACAAGACTTTCGCAAATGGCTCGTGCCGCCGGGATTCATTTAATTATCGCCACACAAAGACCTTCTGTCGATGTTATTACAGGTGTCATTAAAGCCAACATTCCATCCCGCATTGCGTTTAGTGTGTCCTCGCAAACAGATTCAAGGACGATTCTTGATATGGGAGGCGCAGAAAAACTGCTCGGCAGAGGGGATATGCTGTTCTTACCAGTAGGAGCAAATAAACCGGTTCGTGTGCAGGGTGCCTTTTTATCAGATGAAGAAGTAGAGCATGTCGTTGATCATGTCATCACCCAGCAAAAAGCACAATATCAGGAAGAAATGATTCCAACTGAAGAAACGCAGGAGCAACTTGCATCTGTTGAAGATGATCTATATGATGAAGCGGTGGAACTCATCATCGGCATGCAGACGGCGTCTGTCTCGATGCTTCAAAGAAGATTCCGCATCGGCTACACCCGAGCGGCACGCTTAATTGACGCCATGGAAGAGCGGGGTGTTGTCGGTCCTTATGAAGGAAGTAAACCGAGAGAAGTGCTGCTATCAAAAGAACAATATGACGAGCTCTCTTCATAA
- a CDS encoding MMPL family transporter, with protein sequence MLQIIKARWIVLVVWMITAVILFITAPNLEDLTREKGQLKVPEGTPTAEALHLLDKLSDHNGKKDTGVIVFSEQHLFPNKEQELKKALSALMTHAPDLHIDGITSYFHVDPDIQKQLLSKDKSTLLVPFKFDHYEIKAVKMKEQIEEVLKPYQVSYEMTGQKFVDSDVIKSSQQGLKKTELITMVFIFFILIIVFRSILAPVVPLITIGISYAVSRCIVAFLVEYTQFPLSNFTQIFMVAIMFGIGTDYCILLLSRFKEEIGQGRDVKESIIITYKCAGKTVFFSGLAVLVGFSSIGFAKFQLYQSAVSVAVGVGILLIALVTIVPFFMSVFGKSLFWPSKRENIRHPQSKMWEWAGRFSFKRPLISLGLVALITVPPILIYDGTLSYNSLNEIGKKYESVSAFNTISEQFGFGEALPLNVLVESDNELDNQEKIVIIEKLTRKLNDIDEVKAVRSVTRPVGNGLSQLYVTSQAKELGGELGKGHDGIGKISDGLTEANLALLKQKPKIQESAKGIDQLIDGTKAIKSGVGEVRESLISLEDGVRRSKDGVGTIRSKIQKAKKELEQEYRSSEAMIQELKRVVNTLDRHAKSNQQLIATIQKVKKSYENVSFEALEKRLPEVKEFEEYKEIKKVFKDTKEMLDQAGDQMSEYEEEASLFKEKIKKADAVIQTFSSKQKEVKQQVRALMEGLDQIYDGLDQTNEGQKQLIKEMPKIEDGADQLTDGQKAIKKGFNQLSSKLTLLTDGLGESIEGLEQVKSGFTEADGYLKQLQQAPDEEITGWFIPEEVLKRHEFKQIFQTYMSPDRKLTTFEVILNVNPYSNEAMKGVAKIEDTLDQYLPVSGLKNANYGVSGISSLNVDLKETSDGDFIRTVIFMLIGIFIILIILLRSIVMPIYLTLSLILTYFTSIGLTEWIFKTFFGYDGVSWAVPFFSFVILVTLGIDYSIFLMDRFNEWKGEHVQASMISAMRNMGSVIISAVAILAGTFAAMLPSGVLSLVEIATVILIGLLLYAFVVLPLFIPVMVRIFGKWNWWPFRMK encoded by the coding sequence ATGTTGCAAATAATTAAAGCAAGATGGATTGTATTAGTGGTGTGGATGATAACAGCTGTGATTCTGTTTATTACTGCACCCAATTTAGAGGACTTAACAAGAGAAAAAGGGCAATTAAAGGTTCCGGAGGGGACACCGACGGCTGAGGCACTTCACTTATTGGATAAGCTATCAGATCATAACGGGAAAAAAGATACGGGTGTCATTGTATTCTCCGAACAACATCTGTTCCCTAATAAGGAGCAGGAATTAAAAAAGGCTTTATCTGCACTCATGACACATGCCCCAGACCTCCACATTGACGGAATTACTTCGTATTTTCATGTAGATCCGGACATTCAAAAACAACTTCTATCAAAGGATAAAAGTACACTTCTTGTTCCATTCAAATTCGACCACTACGAAATAAAAGCTGTGAAGATGAAAGAACAAATTGAGGAAGTTTTAAAGCCCTATCAAGTTTCATATGAAATGACGGGTCAAAAATTTGTGGATTCAGATGTCATTAAGAGCTCCCAGCAAGGTCTGAAGAAAACTGAACTTATTACGATGGTCTTTATTTTCTTTATTTTAATTATTGTGTTCAGATCGATTTTGGCACCTGTTGTTCCGCTTATTACGATCGGCATTTCTTACGCTGTCAGCCGGTGTATTGTGGCTTTTCTAGTAGAATATACGCAATTTCCTCTATCTAATTTTACTCAGATTTTTATGGTAGCTATTATGTTCGGTATAGGAACAGACTATTGTATTTTACTGTTAAGCCGTTTTAAAGAGGAGATTGGTCAAGGTCGTGATGTCAAAGAGTCAATTATCATCACATACAAATGTGCAGGAAAAACGGTCTTTTTCAGCGGGTTAGCCGTGTTAGTCGGCTTCTCAAGCATTGGATTTGCTAAATTCCAATTGTATCAGTCAGCCGTTAGTGTTGCTGTTGGAGTTGGCATTCTGCTGATTGCCCTTGTCACCATTGTTCCCTTTTTCATGTCTGTTTTTGGAAAATCTCTATTCTGGCCATCTAAAAGAGAAAACATTCGCCACCCGCAAAGTAAAATGTGGGAATGGGCGGGTCGCTTTTCATTTAAAAGGCCGCTGATCAGCCTAGGTTTAGTCGCATTGATTACAGTGCCTCCTATTCTGATATATGACGGCACACTATCTTATAACAGTCTAAATGAGATTGGCAAAAAGTATGAGTCAGTGTCTGCATTTAATACAATATCAGAGCAATTTGGCTTTGGTGAAGCGCTGCCTTTAAATGTACTTGTTGAAAGTGACAATGAGTTAGATAACCAAGAAAAGATTGTCATCATTGAGAAACTGACCCGTAAACTAAATGATATTGACGAAGTGAAAGCAGTCCGCAGTGTCACTCGTCCTGTTGGAAACGGGCTAAGTCAGCTTTATGTCACCTCTCAAGCAAAAGAACTTGGAGGAGAGCTTGGCAAAGGCCACGATGGAATCGGAAAAATTTCAGATGGATTAACCGAAGCAAATCTCGCCCTTCTCAAACAGAAACCCAAAATTCAAGAATCCGCTAAAGGAATTGATCAGCTGATTGATGGAACGAAAGCGATCAAAAGCGGAGTAGGCGAAGTAAGAGAGTCCCTGATCTCTTTAGAAGATGGGGTGAGGCGCAGTAAAGATGGTGTCGGCACCATTCGAAGTAAAATCCAAAAAGCGAAAAAAGAATTAGAGCAAGAATATCGCAGCAGTGAAGCGATGATTCAAGAGCTTAAGCGAGTAGTCAATACGCTGGACCGGCATGCAAAATCGAATCAGCAGTTGATAGCAACCATTCAAAAAGTAAAAAAATCCTACGAAAACGTTTCGTTTGAAGCACTTGAAAAACGTCTTCCGGAAGTAAAAGAGTTTGAAGAGTATAAAGAAATCAAGAAAGTGTTTAAAGACACAAAAGAAATGCTTGATCAAGCAGGGGATCAAATGAGTGAGTATGAAGAGGAAGCCTCTCTGTTTAAAGAAAAGATTAAGAAGGCAGATGCAGTGATTCAAACCTTTTCAAGCAAGCAAAAAGAAGTGAAACAGCAAGTGCGAGCACTCATGGAAGGGCTTGATCAAATTTATGATGGACTTGATCAAACAAATGAAGGACAAAAACAATTAATCAAAGAAATGCCTAAAATTGAAGATGGCGCAGATCAGCTGACAGACGGGCAAAAAGCCATTAAAAAAGGGTTTAATCAGCTTTCATCAAAACTTACATTATTAACAGATGGATTAGGTGAAAGTATTGAAGGGCTTGAGCAGGTCAAAAGTGGCTTCACCGAAGCGGATGGTTACTTAAAGCAGCTGCAGCAAGCACCAGATGAAGAAATAACAGGCTGGTTTATTCCAGAAGAGGTACTGAAACGTCATGAATTTAAGCAAATCTTTCAAACGTATATGTCTCCAGATCGTAAATTAACAACCTTTGAAGTCATATTAAATGTGAATCCATACAGTAATGAAGCGATGAAAGGTGTTGCGAAAATTGAAGACACCCTTGATCAATATTTACCTGTCAGCGGGCTTAAGAATGCAAATTATGGTGTGTCTGGTATCTCAAGTCTTAATGTAGATTTAAAAGAAACATCTGACGGTGACTTTATTCGAACGGTCATTTTCATGTTAATTGGTATCTTTATCATTTTAATTATATTATTACGGTCAATCGTCATGCCGATATACTTAACACTTTCACTCATTTTAACGTATTTTACATCCATCGGTTTAACTGAATGGATATTTAAAACATTTTTTGGCTACGATGGTGTCAGCTGGGCTGTCCCATTTTTCAGCTTTGTCATTCTTGTCACCCTCGGCATTGATTATTCGATCTTCTTGATGGATCGCTTTAATGAATGGAAGGGAGAGCATGTGCAAGCATCGATGATATCAGCGATGAGAAATATGGGTTCCGTCATTATTTCAGCAGTCGCGATATTAGCGGGGACCTTCGCCGCCATGCTGCCATCCGGTGTATTGTCACTTGTTGAAATTGCAACGGTCATACTCATTGGACTTTTATTATATGCGTTTGTTGTATTGCCACTATTTATCCCAGTCATGGTTCGTATTTTCGGTAAATGGAATTGGTGGCCCTTTAGAATGAAATAA
- a CDS encoding MFS transporter encodes MLGEKTVSKKNIIALSSVPLIMTLGNSMLIPVLPEIEKTLSITSFQVSLIITVYSVVAILCIPIAGYLSDRIGRKKVLLPCLLIAGLGGAVAAVASTIMTEPYMWILFGRVLQGVGSAGAAPVVMPFIGDLFHDDEEVSAGLGAIETSNTAGKVLSPIIGALLASWFWFVPFWFIPFFSIISFLMVLFMVESAKKQEDPPTFKEFLKSTKTIFKHEGRWLYAIFAIGGFIMFLLFGVLFYLSDNLEAAYQIKGVKKGLLLSIPLLFLSVSSYVAGKTIGKEKGKMRIFLIVGMALLSLSYIFLWWNHSFYVLFVCLSVGGVGIGMVLPALDALITEGIEKEQCGTITSFYSSMRFIGVALGPPIYAYLMDKGDAIVFILSTICSLISLFLVLFFIQPDKEDESEQLKTV; translated from the coding sequence ATGTTGGGCGAGAAAACAGTCAGTAAAAAGAATATTATTGCATTATCATCAGTGCCTTTAATCATGACACTTGGGAACTCGATGCTAATTCCCGTATTGCCAGAGATAGAAAAGACACTCTCCATCACTTCCTTTCAAGTCTCCCTCATTATTACGGTATACTCTGTTGTAGCCATCTTATGTATTCCAATCGCCGGTTATTTATCGGACCGAATCGGGCGGAAAAAGGTGCTGCTGCCTTGTCTGTTAATCGCAGGACTTGGTGGGGCTGTGGCAGCAGTTGCCTCAACCATCATGACAGAACCCTACATGTGGATCCTATTTGGCAGGGTCCTTCAAGGTGTTGGCTCAGCAGGGGCAGCACCTGTCGTTATGCCGTTTATAGGAGATTTGTTTCATGATGATGAAGAAGTGAGTGCAGGACTTGGCGCCATTGAAACCTCCAACACAGCAGGAAAGGTTTTAAGCCCTATTATCGGGGCGCTTCTTGCTTCATGGTTCTGGTTTGTGCCGTTTTGGTTTATTCCGTTCTTTTCAATCATCAGCTTTCTCATGGTACTGTTCATGGTAGAGTCTGCGAAAAAACAGGAGGACCCGCCTACATTCAAAGAATTTTTAAAATCAACAAAGACCATTTTTAAGCATGAAGGGCGCTGGCTTTATGCCATTTTTGCAATTGGCGGTTTTATCATGTTTCTTCTTTTTGGTGTGCTCTTTTACTTATCTGATAACCTAGAGGCAGCTTATCAAATAAAGGGTGTCAAAAAAGGGCTGTTGCTTAGTATCCCGCTCCTTTTTCTATCCGTCAGTTCCTACGTTGCTGGGAAAACAATTGGAAAAGAAAAAGGGAAGATGAGAATCTTTTTAATCGTCGGCATGGCCTTGTTATCACTTTCCTATATATTTTTATGGTGGAATCACAGTTTTTACGTATTGTTCGTCTGCTTAAGCGTTGGCGGTGTTGGCATCGGCATGGTGCTGCCTGCACTTGATGCCCTAATCACAGAAGGAATAGAAAAGGAGCAGTGCGGAACAATCACGTCATTTTACAGCAGTATGCGTTTTATCGGTGTCGCTTTAGGACCTCCGATTTACGCTTATTTGATGGATAAAGGGGACGCGATTGTTTTTATTCTCTCGACCATTTGCAGTCTCATTTCACTATTTTTGGTGCTCTTTTTCATCCAACCAGATAAAGAGGATGAAAGTGAACAATTAAAAACGGTCTAA